The following proteins come from a genomic window of Tenebrio molitor chromosome 9, icTenMoli1.1, whole genome shotgun sequence:
- the LOC138139364 gene encoding sodium-coupled monocarboxylate transporter 2-like, with the protein MISTLTIHQTGVQKFLSLPTFRSCVWSIIYAAISEALIYLLCVLIGLGIYAKYSNCDPLAIHKITKHDQLLPYYVMDVAGHIPGIPVLFMAAIFSAALSTMSSILNSLSGVIYKHCIKRFFKNNPSEKTVSNVLKLIVVISGALCTCLVFLIEHLGEIVSLTTSFIGITNGPLLGMFTLGVLFPRANAKGTFFGAIGGLIFISTIVFSAKYYQLRHLLQYPSKSLSNTACNTTISGVVNLTTTINNSIEDMNVTLSSPDSFQVPSIFRVNFFCYSTIGAVATIVLGLLISYMTKKDESPVDKALISPIVHFLLGKKIENGDTVSNNRDSGASELLIMKTVENV; encoded by the exons ATGATCTCCACCTTAACCATACATCAAACTGGCGTGCAAAAATTCTTGTCTTTACCCACATTTCGTAGTTGTGTTTG GTCAATAATCTATGCTGCAATTAGTGAAGCTCTGATTTACTTACTTTGTGTTTTGATTGGTTTGGGAATCTACGCTAAATATTCAAACTGTGACCCTCTCGCAATCCACAAGATAACAAAACACGATCAACTTTTACCGTACTATGTAATGGACGTTGCTGGACACATTCCAGGTATTCCCGTACTCTTCATGGCGGCTATTTTTAGTGCTGCCTTAAG CACAATGTCGTCGATTTTAAACTCTTTGTCTGGTGTCATTTACAAACATTGTATCaagagattttttaaaaataatccaTCAGAAAAAACAGTCAGCAacgttttgaaattaattgttgtaaTAAGTGGAGCCTTGTGTACTTGTCTAGTTTTTCTTATAGAACACTTGGGAGAGATAGTTTCGCTGACTACGTCCTTCATAGGAATCACAAATGGACCGTTGCTTGGAATGTTTACGCTGGGTGTACTATTTCCGAGAGCCAACGCTAAA GGTACTTTTTTCGGGGCCATTGGTGGACTGATTTTCATATCAACTATTGTATTCTCCGCAAAGTACTACCAACTGCGTCATCTGCTACAATATCCGTCAAAATCACTATCCAACACCGCTTGCAACACAACTATTTCTGGTGTTGTAAACCTCACCACCACTATTAATAATTCAATTGAAGATATGAATGTCACGCT GAGCAGTCCGGATTCGTTCCAAGTACCTTCTATTTTCAgagtcaactttttttgttatagtACTATTGGAGCTGTTGCGACCATAGTACTGGGCCTGCTCATCAGTTATATGACAAAAAAAGATGAATCTCCGGTTGATAAAGCTCTCATAAGTCCAATTGTTCACTTTTTGTTGGgcaaaaaaatagaaaatggagATACAGTTTCGAACAACCGTGATTCCGGTGCTTCGGAGTTGCTTATTATGAAAACAgtagaaaatgtttaa
- the LOC138139365 gene encoding sodium-coupled monocarboxylate transporter 1-like, producing MFTWFDYTLFSLLLIVSALIGVYFGFFKTKQNTANEYLWGGKTMTTIPIAISVAVSHFSAVTVLVLPADVFRYGGSVWLCSFACVLAPLAAIFVYMPVFFRLQHISIYEYFEKRFDERTKMLAFVLYVLSAILYFPLVTYAPALAFAAATGVSVHLTAFVSCAICVFYTTIGGLKAVVWTDFLQFAVITASLLSVYVIGTETSGGFSSVWNTALNGEIFDIFK from the exons ATGTTTACATGGTTCGATTATACTTTGTTTAGCTTGCTGCTAATCGTGAGTGCCCTCATAGGTGTATATTTTGGATTTTTCAAGACTAAACAAAACACCGCCAACGAATACTTATGGGGGGGGAAAACTATGACGACCATACCGATCGCAATATCGGTAGCAGTAAG TCACTTTTCCGCTGTTACCGTTTTAGTACTGCCAGCAGACGTATTTAGATATGGAGGTAGCGTCTGGTTGTGTTCTTTTGCTTGCGTTTTGGCCCCGCTCGCCGCAATTTTTGTCTATATGCCGGTGTTTTTCCGGTTGCAACACATCAGTATTTACGAATATTTCGAAAAGAGATTTGATGAGCGCACGAAAATGTTGGCTTTTGTTCTGTATGTGTTATCCGCAATTCTCTACTTTCCTTTGGTAACGTATGCGCCGGCATTAGCATTCGCAGCTG CTACAGGAGTCAGTGTCCATCTAACAGCTTTCGTTAGTTGCGCTATTTGTGTCTTCTACACTACTATCGGAGGTTTGAAAGCAGTAGTCTGGACTGATTTCCTTCAGTTTGCCGTAATAACAGCATCTCTTCTTAGTGTCTACGTTATTGGAACCGAAACCTCGGGAGGGTTCTCGTCAGTGTGGAACACCGCATTAAATGGCGAGATTTTCGATATTTTTAAGTAA